From a single Pleurodeles waltl isolate 20211129_DDA chromosome 8, aPleWal1.hap1.20221129, whole genome shotgun sequence genomic region:
- the LOC138249773 gene encoding P2Y purinoceptor 3-like, which produces MENVTISAVSKNCTFNEDFKKILLPVVYSVVFVVGLSLNLTVILQIWLSRKVLTRTKIYMLNLATADLLYVCSLPLLIYNYSNHDYWPFGDFTCRFVRFQFYSNLHGSIMFLTCMSFQRYLGICHPLSSWHKKRGKKFTWIVCVVVWFIVVAQCLPTFVYASTGTQRNRTVCYDLSPPDRSARYFPYGITLTITGFLIPFMVILVCYCSMTKILCQKDEMIGPAVRKKKDKAIRMIIIVVIVFAISFFPFHLTKTIYLIVRSLEGVPCLVLQTFAIVYKCTRPFASMNSVLDPILFYFTQQKFRQSTKNILECVSTKFEREHCVQKTVTGRVHGT; this is translated from the coding sequence ATGGAGAACGTGACCATTTCTGCTGTATCCAAGAACTGCACCTTCAATGAAGATTTCAAGAAGATCCTGCTACCTGTTGTCTACTCTGTTGTTTTTGTCGTCGGCCTCTCCTTGAACTTGACTGTTATTCTTCAGATCTGGCTCTCTCGGAAGGTGCTGACCCGTACCAAGATATACATGCTGAACCTGGCCACCGCGGACCTCCTCTATGTATGCTCCCTTCCCCTGCTCATCTACAACTACTCCAACCATGACTATTGGCCCTTCGGGGACTTCACCTGCAGGTTCGTCCGTTTCCAGTTCTACAGTAACTTGCACGGTAGCATCATGTTCCTTACCTGCATGAGCTTCCAGCGTTACCTGGGCATCTGTCACCCTTTGTCGTCGTGGCACAAGAAGCGGGGCAAGAAGTTCACATGGAttgtatgtgtggtggtgtggttcaTTGTGGTAGCCCAGTGTTTACCCACTTTTGTCTATGCCTCTACTGGTACCCAGAGGAACAGGACAGTATGTTACGACTTGAGCCCACCGGACCGCTCTGCTAGGTACTTCCCATATGGAATCACATTGACTATTACGGGGTTCCTCATCCCGTTCATGGTCATTCTGGTGTGCTACTGCAGCATGACCAAGATTCTATGCCAGAAGGACGAAATGATCGGGCCGGCTGTACGCAAGAAGAAGGACAAGGCCATCCGCATGATCATCATTGTGGTGATCGTGTTTGCCATCAGCTTCTTCCCATTCCACCTCACCAAGACGATCTATCTGATTGTGCGCTCACTGGAGGGTGTGCCGTGCTTGGTCCTGCAGACATTTGCCATTGTGTACAAGTGCACCAGGCCCTTTGCCAGTATGAACAGCGTCTTGGatccaatacttttttatttcacgCAGCAGAAGTTCAGGCAGAGCACCAAGAACATCCTGGAGTGCGTCAGCACCAAATTTGAACGTGAACACTGTGTCCAGAAAACAGTGACCGGAAGAGTGCATGGGACATGA